In a genomic window of Hippoglossus stenolepis isolate QCI-W04-F060 chromosome 17, HSTE1.2, whole genome shotgun sequence:
- the LOC118124472 gene encoding uncharacterized protein LOC118124472 produces the protein MCAERRTMCAVQLLRVSVRERISAAAEDFLLQLEKGEETARVPALRALLTERLAAAAEEIVAVFEETVAEYEHRVERSEREVCRQRRLLDAVMKPEVRLHRADILQLVLSKAEVPPEQQQWSPLVDQEDPEPPHIKEEQKELRISQEGEQLQGLEEADIIKFTFTPVAVKREEDEETPQSSQLHQSQTENRANGRGPEPARNSGPDGHFQPGPEDKTSNCFEPVAENRGGDWKKTRESPSCFNTRINQLPCNTLPTVRLPKGLEKILANVGYVNGELLYNVPAASPLVAAATQAKPLIPQKRRRVNPLDDSRPYIKKPPNAFMLFRKEERLKVVAELNNANSATVNTIIGQKMIIHCPFCGSNLNSATTFCRRCGNKVRFLFDANDAATGQAGSTGKGALASFQSSKEAKSCFKKKTERKKKEPPKENLVKISVGMMQMTKGWLRAVRGMVLPVRVRPGADAEELLKAAKQKMKDFNTNAHVGPYVLLFADGTKIINVPGTETAFSLKLYKETVKKAYQRITVYLCTVKDYSEHLSNPRDSEETVRRRSAELKVVCEPTLNSTSEDVGEYSSQTSKQVQKNVHILRIMSTKSSLNVSTRERKRRENMTY, from the exons ATGTGCGCAGAAAGGAGGACAATGTGCGCCGTGCAGCTGCTGCGGGTGTCGGTACGTGAGCGGATCAGCGCGGCCGCTGAagacttcctgctgcagctggagaaaggagaagaaacgGCTCGAGTCCCGGCGCTGAGAGCGCTGCTCACCGAGCGGctagcggcggcggcggaggagatCGTCGCGGTGTTTGAGGAAACCGTGGCGGAGTACGAACACAGAGTGGAGCGGTCCGAGCGGGAGGTCTGCcgccagaggaggctgctcgATGCCGTGATGAAGCCCGAAGTCCGGCTGCACAGAGCAG aCATCCTGCAGCTGGTGCTGAGTAAAGCAGAGGTTccccctgagcagcagcagtggagcccCCTTGTGGACCAGGAGGACCCAGAGCCCCCCcacattaaagaggaacagAAGGAACTAAGGATcagtcaggagggagagcagcttcaAGGACTGGAGGAGGCTGATATAATAAAGTTCACATTTACTCCTGTCGCTGTGAAGagggaagaagatgaagagacaCCTCAGTCGTCACAGCTTCATCAGAGTCAGACTGAGAACAGAGCGAACGGTCGAGGACCAGAACCAGCCAGGAACTCAGGTCCTGATGGACATTTCCAACCAGGTCCTGAGGACAAGACTTCAAACTGCTTTGAGCCTGTGGCTGAAAACAGAGGTGGTGATTGGAAGAAGACCAGGGaatctccatcttgttttaaCACAAGAATTAACCAACTTCCC TGCAACACACTGCCGACCGTGAGGCTCCCTAAAGGCCTGGAGAAGATCCTGGCTAATGTCGGATATGT gaATGGAGAGTTGCTTTACAATgttccagcagcttctcctcttgTCGCTGCTGCTACTCAAGCGAAACCCCTGATTCCACA AAAGAGAAGGCGGGTAAACCCGCTGGACGACAGTAGGCCGTACATCAAGAAGCCGCCCAACGCTTTCATGCTTTTCAGGAAGGAAGAGAGGCTGAAAGTCGTGGCTGAGCTCAACAACGCTAACAGTGCAACTGTTAACACCATCATTGGACAGAAG atgatAATACATTGTCCATTTTGTGGATCCAACCTGAACTCAGCGACAACATTCTGCCGACGCTGTGGCAACAAAGTCAGATTCTTGTTTGATGCCAATGATGCTGCCACAGGTCAAG CAGGAAGTACAGGAAAAGGTGCTCTGGCTTCATTTCAGAGTTCGAAAGAGGCAAAATCATGTTtcaagaaaaagacagaaagaaagaaaaaagaaccaCCGAAGGAAAACCTTGTGAAG ATTTCAGTGGGTATGATGCAGATGACCAAGGGATGGCTGAGAGCTGTCAGAGGAATGGTTCTACCCGTCAGAGTGCGCCCAGGGGCGGATGCAGAGGAACTGTTGAAAGCTGCTAAACAAAAAATGAAGGACTTCAACACGAATGCACATGTCGGTCCCTATGTCCTGCTCTTTGCTGATGGTACAAAGATAATCAATGTACCAGGAACAGAAACAGCCTTCTCTCTGAAACTCTACAAGGAGACAGTGAAGAAGGCGTACCAACGCATCACAGTGTACCTTTGTACGGTTAAAGACTATt CTGAGCATCTCAGCAACCCGAGAGATTCCGAGGAGACGGTGAGGAGAAGAAGTGCAGAACTCAAAGTG GTATGTGAACCGACCTTGAACAGTACCAGTGAGGATGTTGGAGAATATTCAAGTCAAACCTCGAAGCAAGTCCAGAAAAATGTCCATATTCTGCGAATCATGTCCACAAAATCTAGTTTGAATGTTTcaaccagagagagaaagagaagagagaacatGACGTATTAG
- the LOC118124468 gene encoding gastrula zinc finger protein XlCGF57.1 isoform X1 yields MMVDVRKERRTHRPPRTPTWTIPRHNASLPSDVRQVIVGEDEQQQWSPLVDQEDPEPPHIKEEQEEPGTNQEGEQLEESDIKFSFTPVAVKSEEDEETPQSSQLHQSQTEENRANCGGPEPARNSGPDGHLQPGPETEDSSETEDSEGDWMETREPQSGLKNKVIHLNCNTVERSFSCCKCGQRFGRKPHLNAHMRIHTGEKPFSCPFCGKRFSQKGNSISHMRLHTGEKPFSCSVCKKSFRYSGDVSRHMRIHTGKKKNSRGARDLVVSSAHTGSQPTHSFDTDRLKPPVTDDRTDVGTSDDGSKEIREPDSDLNGQRNDNISERDTRCNADKEPFSCSACGRTFCRKDHLMSHMRTHTGEKPFSCSVCQKRFSCNGNILAHMRIHTREKPFSCSFCGKSFSQKGTLQLHERIHTGEKPFSCPFCDKRFAHKRRMTLHMSVHTEEKRFSCNVCNKRFTWYTQLKTHKCVGASSQTRQNQTEKKVSAKEAFSCSECGKLFSLKGNLKTHMRIHTGEKPFSCSVCGKSFKQNVHLTEHMTIHTGEKLYKCDVCGKGFNKKLLVKKHTCV; encoded by the exons ATGATGGTGGACgtgagaaaggagaggagaactCATCGCCCCCCCCGCACACCTACCTGGACTATACCTCGACACAACG CTTCTTTACCTTCAGACGTCAGACAAGTGATCGTTGGTgaggacgagcagcagcagtggagcccCCTTGTGGACCAGGAGGACCCAGAGCCCCCCcacattaaagaggaacaggaggaaccggggaccaatcaggagggagagcagctggaggagtcTGATATCAAGTTCTCATTTACTCCTGTCGctgtgaagagtgaagaagatgaagagacaCCTCAGTCATCACAGCTTCATCAGAGTCagactgaggagaacagagcgAACTGTGGAGGACCAGAACCAGCCAGGAACTCAGGTCCTGATGGACATTTACAACCAGGTCCTGAGACTGAAGACTCCTCTGAGACTGAAGACAGTGAAGGTGATTGGATGGAGACCAGGGAACCTCAGTCTggtttgaaaaataaagtgattCATTTGAACTGTAACACTGTGGAGAGATCGTTCAGCTGCTGTAAGTGTGGACAGAGATTCGGCCGTAAACCACATTTGAATGCACACATGAGAATTCACACTGGAGAGAAACCGTTCAGCTGCCCCTTCTGTGGCAAAAGATTTTCTCAGAAAGGAAACTCGATCAGTCACATGAGGCTTCACACGGGAGAGAAACCTTTCAGCTGCTCTGTCTGTAAGAAAAGCTTCAGGTACAGTGGAGACGTGAGCAGACACATGAGGATCCAtacaggaaagaagaaaaacagccgTGGCGCTCGGGACTTGGTCGTCAGCAGCGCTCACACAGGATCACAACCGACCCACAGCTTCGACACAGACAGACTCAAACCTCCGGTGACTGACGACAGAACCGACGTCGGCACCAGTGACGATGGCTCGAAGGAAATCAGGGAACCGGACTCAGATTTAAATGGCCAGAGAAACGACAACATCTCTGAGCGTGACACAAGGTGTAACGCTGACAAGGAGCCGTTCAGCTGCTCCGCGTGCGGCAGAACATTCTGTCGTAAGGATCATCTGATGAGCCACATGAGAACACACACGGGAGAGAAACCGTTCAGCTGTTCGGTTTGTCAGAAACGTTTTAGCTGCAACGGGAACATTTTGGCACACATGAGGATTCATACCAGAGAGAAACCGTTCAGCTGCTCCTTCTGTGGCAAAAGTTTCAGCCAGAAAGGAACTCTGCAGCTGCACGAGAGGATTCACACCGGAGAGAAACCGTTCAGCTGCCCTTTTTGTGACAAAAGATTTGCTCACAAAAGACGTATGACGCTGCACATGTCCGTCCACACTGAGGAGAAACGCTTCAGCTGCAACGTCTGCAACAAAAGATTCACATGGTACACACAactcaaaacacacaagtgtgtcGGTGCGTCCTCGCAGACTCGACAGAACCAAACTGAGAAAAAGGTTTCAGCCAAGGAGGCGTTCAGCTGCAGCGAGTGTGGGAAACTATTCAGCCTGAAAGGAAATCTGAAGACGCACATGAGGatccacacaggagagaaaccgttcAGCTGCTCGGTCTGCGGCAAAAGCTTTAAACAAAACGTTCATCTGACCGAGCACATGACCATTCACACGGGTGAAAAACTTTACAAGTGCGACGTCTGTGGCAAAGGATTCAACAAGAAGTTACTGGTGAAAAAACACACGTGTGTTTAA
- the LOC118124468 gene encoding gastrula zinc finger protein XlCGF57.1 isoform X2, with protein sequence MDDDFKVETKLREASLPSDVRQVIVGEDEQQQWSPLVDQEDPEPPHIKEEQEEPGTNQEGEQLEESDIKFSFTPVAVKSEEDEETPQSSQLHQSQTEENRANCGGPEPARNSGPDGHLQPGPETEDSSETEDSEGDWMETREPQSGLKNKVIHLNCNTVERSFSCCKCGQRFGRKPHLNAHMRIHTGEKPFSCPFCGKRFSQKGNSISHMRLHTGEKPFSCSVCKKSFRYSGDVSRHMRIHTGKKKNSRGARDLVVSSAHTGSQPTHSFDTDRLKPPVTDDRTDVGTSDDGSKEIREPDSDLNGQRNDNISERDTRCNADKEPFSCSACGRTFCRKDHLMSHMRTHTGEKPFSCSVCQKRFSCNGNILAHMRIHTREKPFSCSFCGKSFSQKGTLQLHERIHTGEKPFSCPFCDKRFAHKRRMTLHMSVHTEEKRFSCNVCNKRFTWYTQLKTHKCVGASSQTRQNQTEKKVSAKEAFSCSECGKLFSLKGNLKTHMRIHTGEKPFSCSVCGKSFKQNVHLTEHMTIHTGEKLYKCDVCGKGFNKKLLVKKHTCV encoded by the exons ATGGACGACGATTTCAAGGTGGAGACGAAGCTTCGGGAAG CTTCTTTACCTTCAGACGTCAGACAAGTGATCGTTGGTgaggacgagcagcagcagtggagcccCCTTGTGGACCAGGAGGACCCAGAGCCCCCCcacattaaagaggaacaggaggaaccggggaccaatcaggagggagagcagctggaggagtcTGATATCAAGTTCTCATTTACTCCTGTCGctgtgaagagtgaagaagatgaagagacaCCTCAGTCATCACAGCTTCATCAGAGTCagactgaggagaacagagcgAACTGTGGAGGACCAGAACCAGCCAGGAACTCAGGTCCTGATGGACATTTACAACCAGGTCCTGAGACTGAAGACTCCTCTGAGACTGAAGACAGTGAAGGTGATTGGATGGAGACCAGGGAACCTCAGTCTggtttgaaaaataaagtgattCATTTGAACTGTAACACTGTGGAGAGATCGTTCAGCTGCTGTAAGTGTGGACAGAGATTCGGCCGTAAACCACATTTGAATGCACACATGAGAATTCACACTGGAGAGAAACCGTTCAGCTGCCCCTTCTGTGGCAAAAGATTTTCTCAGAAAGGAAACTCGATCAGTCACATGAGGCTTCACACGGGAGAGAAACCTTTCAGCTGCTCTGTCTGTAAGAAAAGCTTCAGGTACAGTGGAGACGTGAGCAGACACATGAGGATCCAtacaggaaagaagaaaaacagccgTGGCGCTCGGGACTTGGTCGTCAGCAGCGCTCACACAGGATCACAACCGACCCACAGCTTCGACACAGACAGACTCAAACCTCCGGTGACTGACGACAGAACCGACGTCGGCACCAGTGACGATGGCTCGAAGGAAATCAGGGAACCGGACTCAGATTTAAATGGCCAGAGAAACGACAACATCTCTGAGCGTGACACAAGGTGTAACGCTGACAAGGAGCCGTTCAGCTGCTCCGCGTGCGGCAGAACATTCTGTCGTAAGGATCATCTGATGAGCCACATGAGAACACACACGGGAGAGAAACCGTTCAGCTGTTCGGTTTGTCAGAAACGTTTTAGCTGCAACGGGAACATTTTGGCACACATGAGGATTCATACCAGAGAGAAACCGTTCAGCTGCTCCTTCTGTGGCAAAAGTTTCAGCCAGAAAGGAACTCTGCAGCTGCACGAGAGGATTCACACCGGAGAGAAACCGTTCAGCTGCCCTTTTTGTGACAAAAGATTTGCTCACAAAAGACGTATGACGCTGCACATGTCCGTCCACACTGAGGAGAAACGCTTCAGCTGCAACGTCTGCAACAAAAGATTCACATGGTACACACAactcaaaacacacaagtgtgtcGGTGCGTCCTCGCAGACTCGACAGAACCAAACTGAGAAAAAGGTTTCAGCCAAGGAGGCGTTCAGCTGCAGCGAGTGTGGGAAACTATTCAGCCTGAAAGGAAATCTGAAGACGCACATGAGGatccacacaggagagaaaccgttcAGCTGCTCGGTCTGCGGCAAAAGCTTTAAACAAAACGTTCATCTGACCGAGCACATGACCATTCACACGGGTGAAAAACTTTACAAGTGCGACGTCTGTGGCAAAGGATTCAACAAGAAGTTACTGGTGAAAAAACACACGTGTGTTTAA
- the cart4 gene encoding cocaine- and amphetamine-regulated transcript 4, translating to MEGVRVLVYLSVCLSLLTSLCQGQRSPDGQLPSAAAEPTLGLTTRELAEALQGFLDEAESRVGLSVEKKASVIPRCDVGERCAMKHGPRIGRLCDCLRGTACNTFFLRCY from the exons ATGGAGGGTGTGCGAGTGCTGGTCTacctgtccgtctgtctgtccctgctGACGTCACTGtgtcagggtcaaaggtcgcCTGACGGCCAGCTGCCGTCTGCAGCGGCCGAGCCGACACTCGGACTCACGACCAGAGAGCTG gcgGAGGCTCTACAGGGTTTCCTGGACGAGGCAGAATCCAGGGTCGGACTCTCTGTGGAGAAGAAAGCCAGCGTCATCCCTCGA tgcGACGTTGGTGAACGATGTGCGATGAAACATGGACCTCGAATCGGTCGACTGTGCGACTGCCTGAGAGGAACCGCCTGTAACACCTTCTTCCTGCGCTGCTACTGA